Below is a window of Zygotorulaspora mrakii chromosome 3, complete sequence DNA.
ACAGCAAACctgattttgaagtttaCATCAAAAGATTAAGATATTGGAAGAGGCGTTTAGAAAACAAGCTCGACAGGGCCCCGAAAGTGGAGTATCTCGAAAAGCTGTGCCCTCATTTGAGTAACTTccatcatcaaaaatttgaggaCATCGAAATGCCGGGGCAATATCTACTTAACAAAGACAACAACCTacattttatcaaaattgcGAGATTCCTTCCGCAAGTTGATTTTGTTCGAGGGACGCATTCTTCATACAGGAGATTGATTATTCGTGGAAATGATGGCAGCATTCATTACTATGCGGTACAGTACCCATCAGTGCGTCACTCAAGGCGTGAGGAAAGGATGTCACAGCTGTTCAGGTTATTCAATAGGTCCCTATCGAAGAATGTTCAAACAAAACGCCGtaatattgaattttcgtTACCTATCGCTGTTCCATTATCGCCGCAGGTGAGAATCATGAAAGATAGTCCTTCCTTTACcacttttcatcaaatatatGATGAGTATTGCTCACAGAAAGGGTTAGATCCAGATTCAGTGCAAGACTTTGTTgttgatcaattgaatattgCACATGATAAGGCATTGCCTACGCCAGATTTGACTGTTGTGAAGGTTGAAATCTTCAGCTCAATTCAATCACTATTTCTGCCAACTACTGTTCTGACAGATTACTTCACCGCTTTATTCACGAAGTTTGAGGATTTTTGGTTGTTCCGTAAACAGTTTGCATCACATTACGGTACTTTCGTTTTCACCACATAcatgatgatgataaacAACAGAACTCCTCATAAAATTCATGTTGATAAAGAGTCTGGCAATGTGTTTACATTAGAAATGTTGCCATCGAGGTATCCACATGAGAGGGTCAAACCACTActgaaaaatcaagatttcaatCTACCACCAGATGCCCCTATTTTCCACAATAATGAACCTGTACCATTTAGATTAACGCCCAATATACAAAAATTAATTGGTGAATCTGCGCTAGAAGGTATATTTGCTGTGGATATTTTCGCAATTTCTCGAGCATTAATGGAACCAGAGCATGAATTGAGCACTTATTTGACACTATTCATTCGCGATGAAGTGATCTCATGGTATAGTAATTTACATCGACCCATCGCTGAAAATCCGCAATTGCGTGAAATGGTCCAGAAAAATGTGGATCTAATTATCAGGAGGATAGCGCAATTGGGGCATTTAAGTTCTACGCCAGCTGTAACAACGCAGTTCATTCTTGATTGCATAAGCTCTGCTGTAAACCCAAGAAATTTAGCAAAAACCGACCTTAACTATTTGCCATGGTTTTAGAAACAAGGTTTATactcattcaatttttgtagGATTCTTTATGTTCTAAAAATCAATAAATACAGAAGCATTTGATGGAAACATTGAATCGTtagaaatcaaaatatttatacaAAGACTTTTCGAATTTGCAAATGAGACTAGTTGAAAGTTTTACTCCCTCTTTTACCCATATGCCGCGTGACCCCATGCTATTTGCCATTATCATATCCGTGAACAACCTGTCTCCCACCACTGCGATCTGTGAGGGATGatcaatgatattttttccatAAAAGTgctccaaaatttctttccCACATCCAGGTTTTTTGACTGTGTGCCTCAAGACGGGAACTCCAGTAGTTTTCTCGAGCATACTTGCCTCCTTATAGCCTATATCATCACTTGACCCAGCGCTATTGCTAACTATTAATAGCCTGTTATCAGGatactcttttttcaaatcttcccATTTGGAACTGTACTCTGGCCACACGTTGTTTTCGTATGGATATGCAAAACAATTATCTTTATCAAGTACAATTGCTTTTATATGTGGACCCACCGGAACTGGCAGCTCATTGAAAGTTCCTATAGTTAGCTGTGGCCTACAAAGTTTAGGATTATATATGAGCCGTAGCGCATTCAGAGTAGCACTAATATTCATCAGTATAAAATTCGTACGTTGTGCGACTATATAAAGCGACAGTAAACTAATTGAGGTGGTATCTTGTTAATCTATTGCTTGTCTGCACTTAAGCTTACTGTACATCTTTAGTATGCAGTCCTAATTTCCACATTACCCTGCCTTTAATGGCGAAAGACAACTCATTCTATGGATGCCACTTACGATTTATGGAGTTTTAACCGTCATTGTTTGATTGCTTGATGACATCCTTTATACGCTCCTTATCTATGGTAACACTTGATATACCAAGTTTCTTTTTGGctaatttttttggcttcttTTTTGGTAGCACGACTTGAATAATCAAGTATACAGTCAGAACGGTGATAATCGTCCTTATAAGCTCAAAATTTTCCGTAATAAATCTCTCTTCGAATATCGATATGTATTGAGAGCTCATCGCCTTAAATTTGGGATGATACTCATTAAAAACGCGcaaaagattcaagatACGATCGTTCTTTTCAACCTCTTCTGCTCGTGATGGATCCAGGAAAATTTCAGGAAATATTTCGACTGGCCTTGATGTTACGTGTTTAATGGTGCTTCCAAGATCCAAATCAGGTTTCAACGATGCATATACTATTGTAAGCTCGGGGGAAGGAAGCTGTGCTAGAATTGCCCTCAATGACTTATCATACGCAGATAGTGCTATAGACCGATTTTGGCTGTCTTGCGGGAGCTCTGGGAAATCTATGCGAATGATTCTTTTACGTGTGTCAATATACGGTTGAAAGCTATCTGTATTGTTCCCATCCACTTCGAGTACTTCATCAACATTGCACTTTTCTTTGACATTGTCAATCAATTCATCGAACATGTCGACAGGCAGAATGTCAACTTGTTCGAATTTGACAGCTGTCGAACTCGCATGCATGTATAGCTGCAAATTTATTAAATCCTTTTTGTACGCCGTAAAATCGTGAGCCCGAATACCTGGTTGGTTGACTAATATAAATGCATTCGAATTACACTTACCTAgcaattcttcaacaatttccTTAAAATTCTGCAATGATAAGTTATTACCCAACGTATAATCTTCTTGGTATTTATAAATACCCTTAGACCTTTGTAAGAAGCATAAGTTAGTAGGTGAGCTCTATTGGAAATTATCTTGTGTAATAACGTTAACTTACAATCTATGGGAGGCCAAAAGTACGGGTGCGCTAGTTTGCTTAATGAGCCCGGCAGCAAGTCcaacagaaaaataaaacagcAGGATGATTCTAATACGCACCATCCTCATTGACGACTAGACTTTCTAGAGGCTTGCAGAGTAATTGCTTTACTTACAGCTCTCAACATGCCTTCTTAAACGCATCGTCGTCCTTTATGACGATTCACAAAAGTCTCTGGAATATGCATCtttaatatttgaaatatatacatGTCATTGAATATGTTCAACTAGATTTATCAACTTTCGAAGTGAATCCTCTTGATCAATGCTATAAATGTGGTTGTTCGCGCCAATTAGCTCGTCATCGTCTTCGATAAACAAAGAATCATCAGTGGGTTCTAATGTCTTCTTATCGATCCTTTGCAAAACAGCCTTGTCAAAATTGACTGGATACTCCCAGCCATTTTCCTCGATTGCTTGAATTAGCAAGGCATGGTTTATAGTGAAACCTGCATGCACAATTCTCTTGTACCATGTTAATGCCTCGTCAGGATTGTTTAAGTTCAAATATCGAATAACCATCGCAGTACAGAACTGGAAATTCAAAGGCAAGCGATGCTCATGCATCAGCGACAGGAGATAATCAACTTGAGATTGACTAACCTCATAATTTTTATAGAGGACCAACGAAAATGGACATCTGGAAGTGGTATTTCTTATTCCAATCTGAAACCTCTGATTGTAAAAGTCCTTCAGTATTTCAAATAACAAAccgaaatttttcagctcaAATCTGatatgatgaagaaacaCATTCAAAATTCCCGTATCATGACTaaagcttttcaatttagactttttttgttttagAAAAGTTGTGTATTTTGAATACAAGTTTAATATGAAATCCTGATACTGCTGCTGATTCATAATCCGAGCATTCGTTGCTAAAACAACTCTGTAAATTTCTGTCAAAACAGCACATGAAGGTATGCTATTCACCTGCATGGATGTTGGGAGCAAGGTTTCGAGACCTTGGATCTCTGAATACAAACTGTCTTTTGACAACGTATGATGATGGCTATGGAACACAGCACTCCATAAGCCCATATCGTTGAGAAGTTCACAGGTGACAACCTTTTTGAAACCTGATATCACGTATTGACACGTCAACTTAGGATCATTGAAGCTTCTAAATGAAGCGATAAGCTCATTGAGGATAAATTGATTaaaatgataattttttttaactgGTAGCTTTTGAATGGTGGAGATTAATTTGAAGACCTCTTCGTGCATTCCTTTTTTGCGCAAAAGTCTTGTAATAAAAAGTAACGGCTTATGTAACAAGTTCATGGTTGACAATGAGTGCTCCACCTCATCCATCAatcccatttttttcataaacTGTAGTTCTGTTGTGAACGTCTCTAAAAACATCTCTATATTCTGAGACTGTGACAAATAATAAAGCAGTGCGTTATTGAACTTTACGAAAAGTAATTGCTTACTTTTTGCACtggtgaaaaaatcatGTACTTGTCCAGTATCCATCTTGAACAGTAGCGCCGATAAATAGACCTTTATATTTCtaaaatctttcaaatatatcaagCGATTAATAATCAGTAACATGGAATCAAAGGAATGTAATTTGctgaatttggaaaaaaacaagttCTTGTGAGCATCATTCTGCAAGAATATCTGTAAGCTAGCCAATTGCAATTCCATTTCCGAGCCCTGCATTAACCTTTTCCCCAATTTTCTAACTGACAGTGATGAGGAAAGATGAACATCATTCTTTATAAGGAAATAATAATGATCGAAAGAATTCTGTTTCGGAAGGTTTTCCCAACACCACTTGTGGATAATCTCTGGAATAATGATTCCTCTTTTCTGACTTGCTTCAGGGAATAAATCGTGttggaaagaaataatgTCATACATTCGTTTCCTTTTTTGCTCCAAATTAATATCTTTGCACTCTATAATCATTGACAAGCATTTGTGAAAAGCCATGCATTGTCGAGGTCCTATTTTCCTGAACAAGATCATATCCAGCCATGCAGTATCCTTAGTGACCTTTCTCAAAGCATAAAAGATTGCCGAATAGTGTATTTTGAATCTCCTGGTGAGtttatttttcactctCCTCATGTCATGGCCTTGCTCAATTATTTTCAGCATGTTGAATAGCTTCAATGCTTCTTCAGAGTTTGATCTGCAGATATCATGCCTAGAAATGCCATCAACATACTCAAATATACGAGAAACTATATTCTCACTTGAAACACTAGTAGGATTCCTTGTGTGGGCATCAACAGGCGCTTTTAGGATAGTGCTAAACCATCGCTGCGGTGTTGATTTATGCAATAGAAGCCGATATCGCAGCATCAGTCTCGTTCCCTAAGGCATCAATGGACTGATCAACGAATTGATCAAATAGTGGATCAAGGATACGATTGCCAAACAGAGAAGAAGTGGCGGTGATGTTAATTACTCTTGTTGGCAAGCTCCTGTTGAGTTTCTGACTTTGATGCTTTAAAATGCACAATCGTGGTGAACGAAGCTTCGAGCTGTATGAGAAACGACACTTTCAAATGATATTTATGGAAGAGCTGATGAAATAGATGAAGCTGAATTATTGTTGTAATTTTCCTCCCTCAACTCAAACCATCATATATATTAGTCCTAACCTGAACAGCCAAGAAGGAGCGTTTTGTTGTGGTCGATTGTTGCTGTAAAAATCTGAAGagatcaatatttttaaaatttgtAATTTGAAGCACCGGTTGCTGAAAGAATCTAAGTAGGCAGTACTGTGACACTTTGTCAATAGATATGAAGAGTGACAATGTGGCGGAATCTGTGGTCTCAAGGCCTCAGAAAGCTGAGACGGATGTCACCGctatattcaaaagaacGGAAGTCATAGGTCGTGGAAAGTTTGGCGTGGTTTACAAAGGTTATCATGTAAAGACCAAGCAAGTATATGCAATCAAAGTGCTAAACCTCGACTCTGATGCAGACGAAGTCGATGATGTTCAGCGAGAGATACAGTTTTTGTCATCGATGAAACAGATACCTAATATTACACATTACTACGGATCGTATCTGAAGGATACCAGGCTATGGATTATTATAGAGTATTGTGCAGGGGGCTCTCTGAGAACATTACTGCGACCTGGGAAACTGGATGAGAAATACATTGGGGTAATAATGAGAGAGCTGCTTACCGCATTAAAATGCATCCACAAGGATAACGTTATACATCGTGATATCAAAGCTGCGAATGTCCTTATCTCCAACGAGGGTCAAGTAAAGCTATGCGATTTTGGTGTTGCCGCACAATTGAATCAGACAAGCGCAAGGCGACAAACGATGGCGGGTACACCGTATTGGATGGCACCAGAAGTGATTATGGAAGGTGTATATTACGACACCAAAGTTGATATTTGGTCATTGGGAATCACTACTTATGAAGTTGCTACTGGAAATCCGCCTTATTGCCAAGTTGAAGCTTTAAGGGCCATGCAACTGATTACAAAATCGAAACCACCAAGACTGGAAGGAAGGAACTACTCTAcattattgaaagaatttatTGCTCTCTGTTTAGATGAAGACCCAAAGGAGAGGTTATCTGCAGATGACCTTTTAAAGACTAAATTTATAAAAGCTCATCGAACAACACCAGCTTCTATTTTAAAGCAACTAATATCAAGGTACCTATTGTTTAGAGAGAAAAACAAATCGGCAAGAGAGAGTGCTTTTTTGATAGAGGACGAAGGAAATCCAAACGTTAACGGAAATTCTGGCAAGGAAACAACGGGGAACAACAATAATTCATCTGCAGGTCAAGCTGTTGAAGTCGATGTGAAATGGGACTTTGATTCTTTGAGCTCTTCAGATTATATCATGGAAAATGATATCAATCCTGAAGAAATTCCAGAGGGATCAACACATGATTGGACAAGTACTCAAAGTGAGAAGTTCAACTTTGCATATCCTGACGAAGACCAGTACTATTATTATCCAACAAACAATTATAACAACGGAGGTAAGGTTTATCAAGGAACAACAATAGCTAAAAACCAACCAACAATTTATAATTCGACTTTGAATGCACCTTTGAGTCATAATAATACAATTGGCAATCAACTTAGTAAAAGAGTGAAAGCGACATATTCGAATACCACAACTGGTACCAACTCGTATAGCACtgcaaataaaaaaacagagGCAAGAGCCCCCAAGATGCTATTAGAACTTTTTGAGGAGAATGCAGTAATCAACGAAGGACAAGACGATTCGAACTTCTCTCGGATAAATAAAAACCTTACTCATTTGCATCTAGGTCCAGTTTCGGAAGATATCAGCTCGCCACCAATTTCAGATGGAAACCTTGCACGCCCACATGCAGGCGTAATGAATAACACCTCATTGCATAGTCAAAGCACACCAGCGTTGCCATTGTTGCAGACAAAATTCAGTATTTCCTCCAAAGGTCCCAAAAGCTCCATAACCGCGGCCCCAACACCTATTGAAATCGAGATCCCGGAAGAACTACCTATCAGCACCGCGACACCACATTCTATTAACGAAAAAGCATCCTCATCACAAACCAAACCTCGATCTTCAACTCTTGTTGCAAATTCAGGTTTACACTACAAACCACCACCGGGAATATCCAGGAGATTAACCTTGGGAAATACTGCAAGCAGAGAAGTGAGTAACTCTAATTTTCGAGAGGAGGATGAGACTTATAAAGGGACTACTTTTAATAACTTTGactcttcaaaattaaacAGTGTTTCTACCAGTTCGATCCCGACCAAGCAACATGCCTTAAAAAGTCCTTCTCCTAGCAAGATTTTCTTCAGCCATAATTCTTCACCAACAAGAAAACCTGGGGGATCACCAAACCATAATAATAGCAACAATAACATGATGGGCCTAAGTAGTGGTAATGACGCAATACCGCCACCGTCGATGAAGCCTGTTGCTacatattttgaaagtaaaGATGTACTCTTACAACCGCTGAACAACTCCAATTCCGCATCCGCAACGACAACAAATTCTAATGCTGTCTCCAACACAAACATTTCAGACGGCAACTACGGGAGTGAGAAAGAAGTTAGCAGGGTGAACAGAGATTTCAAACGTAATAATCCTAATTTAAAACTTCATATGCCGTTGCCTACAACTATTGCTCCGAATAAATTACTTGATACCACAGTCATTAGCACTAACCCCATAAGTGGTCCAGCGCCATCATCTAATGAAAATATAAACCAGTTCGGTTTCAATACCAGTACTGCTAACATACCTATATCGATGACACCgataaatgaaaaacatGTGGAGTTAGGTGCTGGGCTCAATTTAGGTAATACAAGTGGTAGTGGCACCAAACCAAAAAGAGTTCATAGCATATCAAACAGGAAGAACTCTCAATCTACCGAACCGTTTGGGTCCACACCAGGCAGCATAACAACGTCAAATAGTATCAATAATGTTCCCACTACTGCAACCATGTCCACAATAGCTGCCAATTCTGTCAATAGCAACAATGGGGCAAACACACTTCCGCTAAGCAACAGCAACGTCATGTCTAGTGTGGTCACGCCGGCAGTGACAAATTCGCTTTCTTTGATGCCAGCACCGCCATCATCGCTAAACatggattttttcatagATCTGGACCCCAAAAGCTTCGAACCGCATAAATGGGTAGATCACAAGCCTCAGGTGCTCCAGGATCTCAATTTGCTGCTCAAGATGTTCGAAGATGGGCTTCCCGTGGTAAAAAACGCTCTCGAAAGACAGTTACATTCAAGTGACGCCATCCCAGATCGAGAccaatcttgaaaatccTGTACCTATCTTCCATTTTATATTCTCATTCTAACAATTACGTAGCAAGAGCAAGCTTCAGCATTATCCGGTGCTTTAACTATTGCAATACCCGCTATATACTCATTAGCTCATTATATCACTATAACTACGCCAAACTATAAAATAAATCGCTGAACACGAAATGCCACGATAGCCAAGAATTTCTACGCAGTGATCTTCGAAACAAATTTAGAAGCATAGAAAGATATACCGTCCTATCAGGAAAGTTGGTAAACAAAACGGAAAAACTGAGATTCAGGCCTAGGGTTATTTGCTAGTGGCTGTACATCGAAGAACTTTCACGTTATTAGGGCTACGAACATCTAGAGACACATTGTGGAGACACTCATTTCACAAGGGCGAAGaatctttgttttttcgAGACGCTACTTTTTACTATCGTTAAGACCTTTTCATTCCTACCTAGGTTTGATCACTCTCGTTTCTTCAGTTTAACTCCTTAACCTTACAGTTTCATGATCCATTCCACTAAAAAGAGTGGCAGCTCGGTCAAGCTGGACACTTTGAGGGAGGAGGAGAGTGACAATACTGGTGAAAAATCCTTGCGTGGCGAAGGCAGCCGGATTCACTCGCTACCCAACCATGAAAAAGACTTTTCTGGCTCGCAAAAGGGAAGCTCGTCAAATAGCAGTGTCAGTGCCAATAGTAAGATGGTAGGGCTTGGTATTGCCAGAAGACCAAGCCATAACTTACTTTTAAACTCCGTGACTTGCGATGAACCAGTAGGAAATCATAACATACAGTTAGGACTTTCACAaccaaagaagaattttgcAATAAAAAACGATAGGCCAATATCTAATGATTCGATTGCAACGCGGACATCCGAgctcttttcttcgaattcTTCAGATGCAAATTCGGGAAATTCTTCACTAGATAATGACAATGAAggtaaaaaattgagaCTCAATGGGTCTTCAACAGAGTTTCAGACAGAAGAAGAGAGCGATGAAACAGAAAACGCTTCGTCATATGATGCACTTTCATCTGCGCAAGGGAATACAACCAATTCAATAAGTCAAAGTTTGACTTTGAGTCATAAATCGGACAATAAATCTGTTTTATCGAGAAATAGTACTCTAAAATCTTCTCAAAGTCAACAAGCAAggtatttcttttctaaTGGTAATGGGCCACATTCCCAAGTTTCGTTCTTCGACAGCACcagtaatttttcatcgcctttgaagaaagtaggctcaaatgaaaatggcTTGCTAAACCTGAAGTTGCAATCTAAATCGCAACCTTCTCTACCAGCGACATCTCCGTTATTCAATCACTTGAACAGCACATCGGCGATACCGACAAAAACAAGATTAACACCTTCTCAGAGATATCGCTTACGTAAAACGCAAAACGAGACTGCCCTGATCAAATCGATTagaaataaagaaaagtaCTATGACGAACAGGATAAAACCTTAGAAATACAAGAAGCAGATATTAACGACTCAGTAATATGGAATATCCCAATGGCATCGCATTCAACCagttcatttttgatgtcATCGAATCCAAAAGGACTTAAAAAATCTGACTCTACATCAAGCATTCCAACAGAAAACAAGAGAACAGTATATAATCAATCCATTTCTTCGTGTTCATTCCTGGATACTTATAGCATGCCAACATCTCCAATTCCTGGGGTCAACAAAACCAGTGATTTTCAATACATGCAACAGGCAACGAAGAATATCTCTTCAGTATACTTACATTCCTCGCACAAATTATCCAAAAGTAAGCTGGATGATAGAACGGCTTCAGCTGATTTTTTACCAATGGAATTCAAGACAGCGAGTGATTTGGgctttgaagatttagTACTTGTTTCGGAAGATAAACTAGATGTTACAAGCCATTCAAGACCGAGTTGGTTACCACCAAAGCTTCCCGATGAGAGAAAAATGCATGAAGAGCAAATCAGTAAAAGCACAAGCATGGCTTCAATAGAGCAACTGGATAGGAATAAACAGAATGAAGAGAGATTGCTGAAAGATGAAACAAATAGGCAAAAATTTATCTTATTATTGGATAGAGGCATTACAAGAAACTCTTCATCAgcaagtttgaaaaaaatcatatgGCAAACGGCATTCAGCTCAGAACTACGATATCAAATGTATAGCGAAATTCTGCAAAGTGAAGTTAAATTAATAACAGAACAATATATGGAAAAATTCGAAGATGTTATGAATGTATTCGACAAAATGGATTTTCCTCGTAGTAAAGAGGCGGAAATCGAACAATTAATTGAGATTggaatcaaaagaaaaatagcTGGTAAGGAAAATGTATCTCCTGATCTTATTTTGATGCTAAAGCTCAAGGCCATATCCCAACAAGGGTTATTACCTGGTGATGAATTATTGTTTCACCATTTTTTACTTGATCCGTCTTTCGAATCAAAAGCGCAAGTTTGGGAAACTGTAAATTTGATACAAATGACATGTTTCAATGACATTTGCAAAGAGAAATATGATagcaaaattttgaattcaagGGGTATTGTTGCAAGTTATCTGCTTAGAGGTGAcgatttcaaagatgagtTTAATCCATTAGCATTGAACTCGTCGACATGGTGGAATGTTCTGGAGCGAATTCCTCATACACTCTTCATGTGGATTTTAGACATTATTGTAGTATCAAACTCAcaatgtttcaaaaaaaatccgctaataaaggaaaatttCACGGGAAAAAGTTTCGAGTACTATAGATCAAAGCACGTTGTCACCAATTACAAAATTTTACTATCATTCATACTAAATGTTTTGCTTAACTATCATTTTGGATTTAACGATCTTAAGAGCTTATCAAGTCTAGATGATCCTAACTTTTGCATTCCAGTACCTTTCGATCATTTGTTGGATATGGGCTCTATaaactcttttttcattaggAAGTGGTTACATTATCACAAGAAATTTTAATCGGTGCGCTTATAAGTAAGATTTATGTCACAAAGAGAAGGATAACTCCCCACATGTAGTAATAGTTAACTTTAATACAGCTTTATATAGTAAGACTAATAAATTATCATATTCAATGACTCTTACGGATACGGACCGGTTCTCATTCCTCGTGTTATCGGTTTGAAAAACATATAAGAAAAAGTGTACAATCTAAGAAATTCGCAATTGATAAAGAAAGTAAAAAGAGTGCGACCATCAGAAAACCAGCTACCAAAACACCAGAGATAAGGTCCTAGCAGATAACTAACATGTCATGTTCAGGGTCCATATGGTCTGTAATATCTAAAATCAATGGCACTGCATCTTTTTGCAGTTCTTTCATATCGTTATTACCTCAAATAATCGAAACGTTCCGCGATAAGACTGTTGAGGGCCTATcaccatattttttattagcATGGGTTGGTGGTGATATTACCTCTTTGATTGGGGCTATCCTGACCAACCAACTTATGTTTCAGGTTTTGCTAGCACTTTATTTCTTATGCAACGACCTGTTTGTCTGTGGTCAATATTACTACTATGGTGTGCTTCACGAAAATAAGTTAGCAACTACTGGTCACGAATCGAAGCCGATTTACGCAGATGTGCCAGTCGAAGACTCACAGTCTGACAGCGATACAGTTCAAAGTGATGGGGCCACCATCGGAAATAGAAATACCCGCAAGGGTTTCTTGAGTGGCATATTTGCCCTCTTTGGTAGCATCAGAAATACAAGTGCAATGCCATTGGACGACGTGATTCTCTCATTGGCAGCTCAAAAACCCACCGCTCCGGGAACAATCCCTGGCAATACCAATGGAACAGGCAGTACACTCGGAGCAACTTTCTCCTGGTTGGGGGCAACGTTTTACATAGGTGCACGTATCCCGCAGCTGTGGAAAAACTATCAAAGAAAGTCAACCGACGGTATCTCTCCTTTCCTATTCGCAACAACACTGGTCGGCAATGTGACTTATAACATAAGTGTTCTGACAAGTTGTGCATATCGCGACAGTCCTGATAGAAAAGCGTTTCTGCTGAATGAGTTACCATTTATTCTGGGCTGCACAGTGACTATATTCTTTGATATGATATACTTTTACCAGCATTACGTTCTATACGCTAAAGATATGAAGATAAGAGCATATGAGCGTGAACACGCtcatcaccatcatcaCCATCGCGATCTCGATCTCGATACAGATGAAGCAAGGCCTCTGCTGCAAAACTGATCTAGCATGGACCCTTAAGTATTGAGCTATAGTACATAGATTTTTACAGATATAAATTTACTTTTCTGGGTTTGGATTCTGGATTCCCGATTCTTCCGCTAGATTGCTCACTCTCGATTGCTGATTTCCCTACCTCATTCCCACATATACTCCGGCGTCTCTTAGCAAGCAAGAGCTGGAAGCTGTTACGCTTCTTGAAATGTGGCTACGAGTAGCATCTCTTGATATCACTTCTTTAACGGATTTTCACCGTGATAAAGA
It encodes the following:
- the GEP4 gene encoding phosphatidylglycerophosphatase (similar to Saccharomyces cerevisiae YHR100C; ancestral locus Anc_5.403) — its product is MNISATLNALRLIYNPKLCRPQLTIGTFNELPVPVGPHIKAIVLDKDNCFAYPYENNVWPEYSSKWEDLKKEYPDNRLLIVSNSAGSSDDIGYKEASMLEKTTGVPVLRHTVKKPGCGKEILEHFYGKNIIDHPSQIAVVGDRLFTDMIMANSMGSRGIWVKEGVKLSTSLICKFEKSLYKYFDF
- the BIG1 gene encoding Big1p (similar to Saccharomyces cerevisiae BIG1 (YHR101C); ancestral locus Anc_5.404), with the translated sequence MRMVRIRIILLFYFSVGLAAGLIKQTSAPVLLASHRLSKGIYKYQEDYTLGNNLSLQNFKEIVEELLGKCNSNAFILVNQPGIRAHDFTAYKKDLINLQLYMHASSTAVKFEQVDILPVDMFDELIDNVKEKCNVDEVLEVDGNNTDSFQPYIDTRKRIIRIDFPELPQDSQNRSIALSAYDKSLRAILAQLPSPELTIVYASLKPDLDLGSTIKHVTSRPVEIFPEIFLDPSRAEEVEKNDRILNLLRVFNEYHPKFKAMSSQYISIFEERFITENFELIRTIITVLTVYLIIQVVLPKKKPKKLAKKKLGISSVTIDKERIKDVIKQSNNDG
- the ATP22 gene encoding Atp22p (similar to Saccharomyces cerevisiae ATP22 (YDR350C); ancestral locus Anc_5.405), with translation MLRYRLLLHKSTPQRWFSTILKAPVDAHTRNPTSVSSENIVSRIFEYVDGISRHDICRSNSEEALKLFNMLKIIEQGHDMRRVKNKLTRRFKIHYSAIFYALRKVTKDTAWLDMILFRKIGPRQCMAFHKCLSMIIECKDINLEQKRKRMYDIISFQHDLFPEASQKRGIIIPEIIHKWCWENLPKQNSFDHYYFLIKNDVHLSSSLSVRKLGKRLMQGSEMELQLASLQIFLQNDAHKNLFFSKFSKLHSFDSMLLIINRLIYLKDFRNIKVYLSALLFKMDTGQVHDFFTSAKSKQLLFVKFNNALLYYLSQSQNIEMFLETFTTELQFMKKMGLMDEVEHSLSTMNLLHKPLLFITRLLRKKGMHEEVFKLISTIQKLPVKKNYHFNQFILNELIASFRSFNDPKLTCQYVISGFKKVVTCELLNDMGLWSAVFHSHHHTLSKDSLYSEIQGLETLLPTSMQVNSIPSCAVLTEIYRVVLATNARIMNQQQYQDFILNLYSKYTTFLKQKKSKLKSFSHDTGILNVFLHHIRFELKNFGLLFEILKDFYNQRFQIGIRNTTSRCPFSLVLYKNYEVSQSQVDYLLSLMHEHRLPLNFQFCTAMVIRYLNLNNPDEALTWYKRIVHAGFTINHALLIQAIEENGWEYPVNFDKAVLQRIDKKTLEPTDDSLFIEDDDELIGANNHIYSIDQEDSLRKLINLVEHIQ